A genome region from Deinococcus depolymerans includes the following:
- a CDS encoding diacylglycerol kinase — MSTPEPGAARRPSARSPRRWWRSARFAWTGVTRTYRTQANFRLECWAALGALGLTVWLRAPVAPVALACALVLSLELLNTALEAVVDLVSPEWHALAGVAKDAAAAAVLLGSAGALIVGLSVLLPPLLTRLGLT; from the coding sequence CGTCCGTCGGCCCGCAGTCCGCGCCGCTGGTGGCGTTCGGCCCGCTTCGCCTGGACCGGCGTGACCCGCACCTACCGCACGCAGGCGAACTTCCGCCTGGAATGCTGGGCGGCCCTGGGCGCCCTGGGCCTGACCGTGTGGCTGCGGGCCCCGGTCGCGCCGGTCGCGCTGGCCTGCGCGCTGGTCCTGAGCCTGGAACTGCTGAACACGGCGCTGGAAGCCGTGGTGGACCTCGTGAGCCCCGAGTGGCACGCGCTGGCCGGCGTGGCGAAGGACGCGGCGGCGGCGGCCGTGCTGCTCGGCAGCGCCGGGGCGCTGATCGTGGGCCTGAGCGTGCTGCTGCCGCCGCTGCTGACCCGCCTGGGCCTCACCTGA